CCGCCATCCGGCAGGTTTACGTTGAAATTTTGATAAGACTACGCATGTTCCTCTTTCCGGCCAGTCTTCCTTATCATCCCAAACAGGTTTCTTTAGTGAAAAAGTTACAGAACCCTTTAAATCATCAGGATTTTTAGGAAGAGCAAGCGCATAAGGGCCATGTTCGCCTTCTTCAAAGACCCTTTGGACAATCGCATTGATTGCATCCAAATTGGACCTCCTAGATTGTGTAGTTTTTTGTAGTATTTTGTTGTCAATGTGCTTTTGCCATTTATATTAAAAGTAGCCTTGATTAAGCTACTAAAAGAAGCCAATTTACCCGTTAACTTCTTTTAAAAGCTTAATTTATTTAAGAACAGCCATTTTAAGGCTAAAATTAGTTTAATAGGGAATTTTAGCATAAATTTAGGATTTTGTCAAGGGTTTTTTGAAATACGAATTTTTAAACCTAAATTAACAAGATTTTTTGGTATTATTCAGTAAATTTGATCATTGAGTTAGAATATTATCAGGTAGATTAATTTGCAAGCTAAAGTGTATTTGTTGAGATTTGTTTATTAAGGTTTTTTATAAAAGAAAAGAACCGGATCTATGATAAGAGCCGGTTCTTAATGTGTAAATTTTATTTCAAGGATCAGATCCCCAATCCTGGCGTGGCCGCGATGATGACTCCTGGCGCCCAGAAGACCAATAGGCCTACAGTTGTCGCTATTCCGGCTACTATGCCTAGGCATTTACCCAGTTCTGCCCAGTGGGTTATTTTAATTTCCACGTTCGTCGTGGAAAATGTTGTTTTGCCAGTCTTTCTGTCTATGATGCAGATATTTTGGGCGATTATCTGATCGTTAATTTTGATCACACCCCATACATAGACAGTCGTGGTTTCGTTTTCCATGAAAAAGAGGCCAGACTCTTCAATGTATTTGTACTGCATTTGCTGAATAGGGAGGCCTTCTGGTGTTTTGGTTGGAAGGTTAACATTGGCTGATGAAACCTGGTTCGTTATCATTTGCCTGGTAATAGTCTCCCAGGCTTTTGAACCAGGCAGCTGATATACGACGGTGTAGCCTGTGTTTTCTTTTTTTGGCTTTGCCTTTGTTTCCGCGGGAAAGCCCTTGCCCCGATAACTGGCGTAGACGATCTCCGCATCGGTTTGACCGCATTTATTTTGGCAGATTTCCAGGATATTGCCTTTTGTCCAGGAAAGAACCGGCTGGGGTGTTACATAATAGGTAACATTATCAGTTGCCGGAGCTTCAGAGCTATTGACATCAGGCCCGGGATAATTGGCGAAAGCAGTGTTCGCCCAGATAAAAACACAGGCCATGACCAATGAAAGATTTTTTTTCATTTTTTTCTCCTTTGTTTCCGAGTTTTGTATACGTCCTCCTTGTAGCGGACGAAGCTCGAATTTACAATGTCCTGCGTTTGAACCGGAGCCGGCGGACTTTCTGCAATGCTTATAGGCGCTGGTTCGGGTTCGCGGTGTGCCGGTGGTTGAAAATCGTCTGTTCTGCAGTTACCTACGCAGGTACTGGTAACATAGAAGTTGACAGGCACGGTATTTTGAATACTGTTGTTTGCTGTCTGTGGCGGAAGCGGATCTTTCCGAGGCGGCTGCCATTTCGTGACTACGTGGCCTGGTTTTTTCCCGCACGGGTAGCAGACTTGTTTCATCTGTTTGCAGTACTCTGCCATGACCTGCTGATATCTTGCCTGTTCTTCGGGAGACAATGTCACCCAAATTTTGGCAAGTTCTGCGCCGCTATAGCTTTTTTCCGTTTGTGGCACAGGAGCGGACTGTGTGGCAGGAGCAGTTGCCGGCGGAGTAATCCCTACAAATTTTTGGCGTTCCTCAACAGACATGTTGTTAAGCAAGTCCATTGCCTTATTTTGGATTTGTTCTGGCGTGGCATTGCTTTTTGACAGTTTTGTTTGGTCGTAAAAATGGGATAAGACCCAAATGAGGCAGATGACGATAGCAACTGCTATTGTACCTGCAATGATCAAGTTTCTGTCGGATTCAAAAAAATCCTTATAATTTTTCATTTTCTACCTCCTCCCATGTTTAGCATGGGTTTTTTGTTTGTGACTTGAAATAAAATTTTCAAAGGGCTTTTGCCTTTTATACTTAAAAGTAGCTCGTACTTATTTTTTTAAGCTACTGAAAAGAATTAATGCGAATCTGCCTGCCTTCGCTAAAGCTATGGCAAGGCAGGCGAATGAATGCTAATTTACGAATGACAAATTTGTTTATTCATTCATTCTTTTCAAGAGCCTAATTTTGGCAGTATTTAGTTTAATAGGTTATGTTAGCATATTTGTCAAGATTTGTCAAGATTTGTCGAAAGTTTGAAAGATTTGTGAAAACTAGTTATTGCTCACGAATTTATGTATGTAGGTATTTTTAAAGGGGTTAGTTTGGGTTTATTTGTAAGGTTTTCTAAGGATAGTTGGGGTTAGGTTAGATTAAATAAGGGTTTTAGTCAAGATAATAAATTCCGAATTCTGAAATCTGACCTTCGTCAGCTGAAGCTCCGCAACGCGGAGCGAAGGCTGAGATCTGAAATTTGATCTAAAATTTTAAAAACAAAAAGTACTCTCAAAAATTGAGGTACTTAATGTAATCTTAATTAAAGGTTGTTAAGTTGTAGAGTTGTTAAGTTGTAAAGTCGTAAAGTTGTAGAGTTGTTGAGTCGTAGAGTCGTTTGGTTGTAGAGTTGTTAAGTTGTAAAGTCGTCTGGTTGTAAAGTTGTTGTGTTGTTCAGTTATTAAACCTTAATGACAACCGGCAGAATCATTGGCCTGCGTTTGGTTTGCTGGTAAAGGTATTGGCCTATGTCATCGCGGATTTTATTTTTCAGATAGTCGTCAAAGGCCGGGGATTTGGTATCATGATCTTCACAGATTTTTTTAACCTTCATGCGGGTTGATTCAATCAGCTTTTTATTTTCTTTCATGTAGACAAAGCCGCGTGAAATAATATCCGGGTTGCCGATTAAACGGCCGGTTTTTCTTTCAATAGTGGCAATGACCACGAGCATCCCATCAGCTGACATGACGCGGCGGTCGCGCAAAACAATATTGGAAACATCACCCACGCCCAGTCCGTCCACCATGACATAATCAGCCGGCACAAATTCTTTGGTCAGATGGCCGCCTTTTTTGGTAAATTCCATGACCTGGCCATCATCAGCAATAAAAATATTTTCTTTAGGTATGCCTAAGCTTTCCGCGATTTCGCCATTGATTCTTAACATATAATGGTTAGCTTCTATCGGGATATAATATTGCGGCAAAAGCAAACGGATTAATAATTTTAAATCTTCCTTTTTGGCATGGCCGCCCGCATGGACATCCATCAGTTTGTAGTGAATAACTTTGCCGCCTTTGCGATACAAGGTATCTTTTAAACTTTGAATCGTGCGTTCATTGCCAGGAATAACTGAGGAAGAAAAAATAATCGTATCGCCTTCTTTAACATGCAGGTATTTATGTTCGTCTTCGGCAAAGCGCACTAAAAATGCATTTTGTTCACCCTGGGCGCCTGAACCAATGATGACAATTTTATCATCGGGAAATTTATTCTCATGATAATTTTCAGCTTCAATTAAGGTGCCGGGTTTTATTTTCAGATAACCAAGCTTGTGCGCAATCTCCACGTTTGTTTTCATGCTGCGGCCTTCAATCATTACTTTACGATTGAATTTTTCCGCCATGCTAATCACTTGTTGGACGCGGTTTAAAAGCGAAGCAAAAGTGCCGACAATCAGACGTCCTTTGGCGTTTTCAAAAATTCTTTCCAATTCATCGCTGACTTTTGTTTCAGAAATCTGATAGCCTTCTTCTTCAGCATTGGTTGAATCAGCCATTAAAGCCAAAACCCCCTGGCCGCCGATTTGGGCGATTTTATTTAAATCCGCCGGCTTATCATTGATTGGGCTGTGATCGATTTTAAAATCGCCGGTGTGAATGACTGTGCCAACCGGAGTTTTTACTACCACCCCAAAACTGTCAGGCACATTGTGATTGACGCGGAAAAAATCAACATTGAAAGAGCCCAGCTTTAAATGGCTGGTTTCATCAATAAGATAAAATCGCAGTTTGGGCGCGCTTCTGTATTCTTCTTGTCTTTTTTGGATAATACCGGCTGAAAGTTTGGCAGTGTATATAATAGGATTGCCAATTTTTGGCATGATATGAGGAATCGCGCCAATGTGATCATAATGGCTGTGGGTGATAATTACACCCCTGATGTTTTTTTCTTTGCCTTTGAGGTAAGAAATATTAGGGATAATGTAATCTATGCCTGGCATGTCTTCTTCTGGAAACTGCAAGCCCATGTCAATGATAATAATGTCATTGCCGTATTCCATTAAAGTCATGTTGCGGCCGACTTCCTCAAGCCCGCCCAAGACAATAATTCTTAGTTTTTGTTCTTTTGAAACATTAGTCCCTGCCAGGGGCTGTTTCATTCTTTTGTAAACCATAAGTTTTAAAAATCAAATGACTCGTCTCGGCTTTGTGTTTATTTAGTTAGTTTAAGTTTATTTAATCCGAGCCGAAGCAGGACAAAATCCAAAAAACAAAATAAATGATGATTTAAAAATTTTGAATTTTAGATTTTGAATTTTTTATTAGAGTTTTTTATTATTGAGAGAATGTTTTTTTAGTTTTGAGATACCAATTTTCAATATTGATAAAGCGATCTGCCGGTACAGAGATATTTTGAGCGCCAACCCCTTTGATTTTTTTGGTTAGAGGATAAATATAAGTTGGCTGAAAAAGAAAAACAGCAGGCAAGTCACCAATTAAAATATTTTGAAATTCCTGATATTTTTGAGCTCTAACCTTGGGATCGCTATTTAAACGGGCTTCTTCTAAGAGTACATCTGCCTGGCGATTGGCATAGTTAGCCAGATTTACACCGGCAGTATCTTTTTGTGAAGAGTGCCAGAAAGGAAATAAGTCTGGATCCGAACCCACAATTTCACCATAAAGCAATGCCTGATAATTGCGCGGTTTTATAATGTCATCTTCAATTTTATCCCTGGGAATGGTTTGAATTTCAACATTGACGCCGATGCTGGTCCAGAATTCTTTGAGCAAATTGGCGATTTTGATATTATCAGTCTGTTCAATTGTGGTTAAAGTAATTTTAAGTTCCTGATCTTTCTTTTTAAAAATTTCACCGGCTAAAGTCCAGCCATCACTGACAAGCAGTTCAATAGCTTTTTGCGGATTGTAACCGTATTTTGTGATATCCGCATTATAGCCTAAAAAGCCTGGCAAAATCGGGCCATCAAGAACCTGGCCCTGACCCTGTAAAACATCATCAATTATTTTATTTTTATCAATCGCATAGCTTAAAGCTTCTTTGATTTTTTTGTCCTCCAGGAGAGTGTTATTTTTTTTATTAAAGAAGACAGCAGTATATTGCGAAAGTTTTAGATCTAATAAATTTATATCCCGCTTGTTGCTGAACTTATTATAATATTCTTTAGGCAGATAGCTTAAATTATCAATTTCTTTGTTGGTTAAAGCAGTTATTGCATTCTCGTAATCGGGATAGAATTTTAAAAGTATTTTATTGATATAAGGAACTTTGCCATAGTAGTCTTTATTTTTTTCCAAAGTGTATATTTTAATCATGCCGGTTTTTTCTTTGACCAGAGATTTAAATTTGTAAGGCCCGGAACCAATTGGCTTTTGGTTTAAGACAGCCAGTTTTGCATTAATGGGAGGAATGTCATACCAAAGATGTTGGGGAATAATTCCCACAGTTAAAAGGTTTAAAAAAGCAGCATAGGGCTCTTGTAAAGTAAATTTTACTGTATAATCATCAATTTTTTCCGCGTTTGAGCCTGCGAAACTGCGATAAAGCGGGCTTTTAAAATCAGGATTTAAGATGCTGTTAAAAGTGAAAACAACATCACTGGCAGTCAGGTTTTCACCATCGTGCCACTTGACATTTTTTTTCAAATAGAAAGTGTAAATTTTTTGATCTGAAGATATTTCATATTTTTCAGCCAAGTCCGGGACAAGTTCCAGATTTTCATTATACTTTAAAAGGCCGGAAAAGATTAAACGGGTCAGGTCTAAATCCGCATCAGTATTGCTTTGCGCCAAAATAGGATTTAGGTACAAAGGCGAGCCGATAAGGCCTTCTGTAAATTCTCCGCCATCTTTGGGCACGGTTTTTAATTTAGTATAAAAATTAAAATAAAATAGAACTATTAAACATATGATCACTAGCCCCCCCAATATTTTTATAAGTAAAGATTCCTGGGCTGATAAAGTCTGAGGCAGTCTTTTAAATTGGCGCCAGGAAGGCAGTCTTTGCTTGCTTAATTTGGCAATTATTTTTTGGTCAAGATTCTTTTGTTTGGCAATTTTCTGATGCTGGCTGAATTTTTCCAATTGTAAAAAAATAAAACCTTTTAAGTTTTTGCTCAAATTTAAAAAAAATGATTTGATTTTAGAAGTCACAGAGGTTGTTTAAATAAAATAGGTTAGAGGGCTTAATATAAGAGGTTTATTAAGGCTGTAGCCAGAAAGAGGGCCGCCAAAATAATCGTGAGTATATGGAGAGATTTTTCCAGGCCTCGTTTTGTCCTATAAATATTGCCTTGGCCGCCAAAAGCAGAAGATAAGCCAGTGCCTCTTTGCTGCAATAAAATGGCAATAACAAGCAGAATAGAGATGATAATTTGGATAATATTTAAAAGCATAGATTAAAAACAATAAATAAGTAAAAGCAATGTCTTAATTAAGATAGCAAAATTACAGATTGTTGTCAATGTTTGGGAGAGTAATTGGGAAATATGCTATAATATAAGTATAAACATAAATTATTTAAAAAGCAATGGCTCAAACCGAAACTTCAGAAAACAAACCTAAAAAATGGCACCAAAAATGGTGGGGTATTTTTTTCCTATTTGGCCTGGCAATAATGATCCTTTATGTCGCTGCTTTTGTTTTTCAATTTATATCGCTTGTTGACGCCCAAAACCAGCTGGCCAATAAATATGCGACTGCGCTGCCAAGCCAGGCAATTGATCTTAAAGATATCATAGAGACGCCATACAGCGTTTATAGCGGCCCGCTGGATGCGGGAATTGTAATTGTAGAATTTTCTGATTTCCAATGCCCATATTGCAAAGAAGCTTACCCGATAATTAAAAGCATAAGACAAGAGTATGCTGCTTCGGTAAAAATTATTTATCGTGATTTTCCCAATTTAGCTATTCATCCGAATGCTCTTAATGCTGCTTTAGCCGGCAAATGCGCGAATGAACAAAATAATTTTTGGCCTTATCACGATTTACTTTTTGAGAATCAATCTGATTTGTCTTTGGAAAATTTAAAATCTTTGGCAGTAAATGCAGGTTTAGATCAGGTTCAATTTAACCAATGCCTGGATAGCCAAAAGTATTTAGCCGAGATCCAAAATGATTTGCAGGCTGCCCAAACGCTTGAGCTCGCAGGCACGCCGGCTTTTTTTATAAATGGAAGCAAAGTTGAAGGTGTCATTCCTTATGACAGTTTTAAATCTATAATAGAACAGATAAAACAACAAGAATTATCTAATAAATAATTATTATTATGATTGAAATTCGCGTACATGGACGCGGCGGCCAAGGCAATGTAACTTTAGCTTTTTTAATTGCCATGGCAGCCTTCTATGATGGAAAGCATTCACAATCTTTTCCGGTTTTTGGCGTGGAAAGAAAAGGTTCTCCTGTTGCAGCTTTTGCCAAGCTTGATGACAAATTTATCAGAAGCAGGCAGCAAATTTACGAGCCAGATTACATTATTATTCTAGACCCAAGTTTAGTTAAGATCTCTGATGTTTTAACTGGCGCGAAAAAAAATACAGTTGTCATAATAAATTCCGATAAAGAGCCGGCCAAAGTCTGCCCTGGTTATACTGGCAAGGTTTATTGCGTGCCGGTTTTAAAAATTGCGCTTAAAGAAATCGGCAAACCCATAATTAACACAGCCATGTTGGGCGCATTTGCCAAAATCTCGGGTTTGATTAAAATAGAATCAGCCAAAAAAGCTATCATAGAAAATTTGGGAGAAAAATACGGACAAGATATTCTGGCCAAGAATAATAAAGCACTAGTCGCGGCTTTTAATTGGGTGATGAAAGAAAACTTATGAAGAAATTTAAAAATATATTAACTGCCAAGCCTGGCATAACTATTAATTTCTAATTTTTAATTATTAATTTTTAGTAAATAAACTAATGAAGTAATTTTTAAACATTTAGTCCGACTTTGGAGAGGTTTTTAGGGTAAAGGAATCTTTCTAAATCTAGCGTAGCCGAGACGAGTCATTAAAACATTTTTTAAAAATTATAAATTAGTAATTAATAATTAGCAGCCAATATTTTATTATGAATAAGCAATTAAAAAATATACTAACCGCAAAACCTGGCACGACCACGGAATATCTGACCGGCACTTGGCGAACATATATGCCCGTAGTTGATCATGAGATTTGTATTGGCTGTGATACTTGCAATAAAGTTTGCCCAGAAGGTGTTTGTTTTTCTACTGGCTTGAAAAATAGCAATGGCCGAATTTTTTATGATCGCGATTTAGATTATTGCAAAGGTTGCGGTTTGTGCGCCAAAGAATGTCCTGTCAGTGCGATAAAAATGGTGGATGATTATAAATAGAATTCTGAATTATGAGATATGAATTATGAAATATGGTGTGGGCCTGGCCTTGGCCAAGACAGGCGAAAATGCATATTTAAGCATTAAAGCGGACTTTAGTCCGCGTAAATTTCGGGGACTAAAGTCCCCTGTAAGATAGACAATGGGCGTTTTCGCCCGAGATTAAAATAGAATTATGGAAATAGAAGTAGATTACAATCCATCGCCGAGTAAAATGTTTTTTATTTCGGTTGAATTAAATAAAAAGGAAGCTATATCTTTTGATTATACGTTCAAGGGGCATAGAGTTTTAA
Above is a window of Patescibacteria group bacterium DNA encoding:
- a CDS encoding ribonuclease J; amino-acid sequence: MVYKRMKQPLAGTNVSKEQKLRIIVLGGLEEVGRNMTLMEYGNDIIIIDMGLQFPEEDMPGIDYIIPNISYLKGKEKNIRGVIITHSHYDHIGAIPHIMPKIGNPIIYTAKLSAGIIQKRQEEYRSAPKLRFYLIDETSHLKLGSFNVDFFRVNHNVPDSFGVVVKTPVGTVIHTGDFKIDHSPINDKPADLNKIAQIGGQGVLALMADSTNAEEEGYQISETKVSDELERIFENAKGRLIVGTFASLLNRVQQVISMAEKFNRKVMIEGRSMKTNVEIAHKLGYLKIKPGTLIEAENYHENKFPDDKIVIIGSGAQGEQNAFLVRFAEDEHKYLHVKEGDTIIFSSSVIPGNERTIQSLKDTLYRKGGKVIHYKLMDVHAGGHAKKEDLKLLIRLLLPQYYIPIEANHYMLRINGEIAESLGIPKENIFIADDGQVMEFTKKGGHLTKEFVPADYVMVDGLGVGDVSNIVLRDRRVMSADGMLVVIATIERKTGRLIGNPDIISRGFVYMKENKKLIESTRMKVKKICEDHDTKSPAFDDYLKNKIRDDIGQYLYQQTKRRPMILPVVIKV
- a CDS encoding ABC transporter substrate-binding protein, which gives rise to MTSKIKSFFLNLSKNLKGFIFLQLEKFSQHQKIAKQKNLDQKIIAKLSKQRLPSWRQFKRLPQTLSAQESLLIKILGGLVIICLIVLFYFNFYTKLKTVPKDGGEFTEGLIGSPLYLNPILAQSNTDADLDLTRLIFSGLLKYNENLELVPDLAEKYEISSDQKIYTFYLKKNVKWHDGENLTASDVVFTFNSILNPDFKSPLYRSFAGSNAEKIDDYTVKFTLQEPYAAFLNLLTVGIIPQHLWYDIPPINAKLAVLNQKPIGSGPYKFKSLVKEKTGMIKIYTLEKNKDYYGKVPYINKILLKFYPDYENAITALTNKEIDNLSYLPKEYYNKFSNKRDINLLDLKLSQYTAVFFNKKNNTLLEDKKIKEALSYAIDKNKIIDDVLQGQGQVLDGPILPGFLGYNADITKYGYNPQKAIELLVSDGWTLAGEIFKKKDQELKITLTTIEQTDNIKIANLLKEFWTSIGVNVEIQTIPRDKIEDDIIKPRNYQALLYGEIVGSDPDLFPFWHSSQKDTAGVNLANYANRQADVLLEEARLNSDPKVRAQKYQEFQNILIGDLPAVFLFQPTYIYPLTKKIKGVGAQNISVPADRFINIENWYLKTKKTFSQ
- the secG gene encoding preprotein translocase subunit SecG; amino-acid sequence: MLLNIIQIIISILLVIAILLQQRGTGLSSAFGGQGNIYRTKRGLEKSLHILTIILAALFLATALINLLY
- a CDS encoding DsbA family protein yields the protein MAQTETSENKPKKWHQKWWGIFFLFGLAIMILYVAAFVFQFISLVDAQNQLANKYATALPSQAIDLKDIIETPYSVYSGPLDAGIVIVEFSDFQCPYCKEAYPIIKSIRQEYAASVKIIYRDFPNLAIHPNALNAALAGKCANEQNNFWPYHDLLFENQSDLSLENLKSLAVNAGLDQVQFNQCLDSQKYLAEIQNDLQAAQTLELAGTPAFFINGSKVEGVIPYDSFKSIIEQIKQQELSNK
- a CDS encoding 2-oxoacid:acceptor oxidoreductase family protein, which produces MIEIRVHGRGGQGNVTLAFLIAMAAFYDGKHSQSFPVFGVERKGSPVAAFAKLDDKFIRSRQQIYEPDYIIILDPSLVKISDVLTGAKKNTVVIINSDKEPAKVCPGYTGKVYCVPVLKIALKEIGKPIINTAMLGAFAKISGLIKIESAKKAIIENLGEKYGQDILAKNNKALVAAFNWVMKENL
- a CDS encoding 4Fe-4S binding protein; its protein translation is MNKQLKNILTAKPGTTTEYLTGTWRTYMPVVDHEICIGCDTCNKVCPEGVCFSTGLKNSNGRIFYDRDLDYCKGCGLCAKECPVSAIKMVDDYK